A single genomic interval of Oceanotoga teriensis harbors:
- a CDS encoding class I SAM-dependent methyltransferase: MKKIRKYYDDFVEKEWMRLDKHKIEFEITKRNMKKYIKNNSRILDIGSGPGRYSIYLSQLGHKVTCVDISENNLIFAKKKAEHFNVEIEKFINTDAINLNMIEDESYDVVLNMGPMYHIMEVENRRESINESLRVLKRGGILFVSFISSYAPIIDCLKKYPENIKTSEDLLNYLKDGKNISDDLNLGFTDAYFINPHDIRPFMDLFLINELKLTAIEGLSALQEEKLNNLDESTFEKWIDIIYKTSTDPLTWASSEHMLYIGKKK, encoded by the coding sequence ATGAAAAAAATAAGAAAATATTATGATGATTTTGTAGAAAAAGAATGGATGAGACTCGATAAACATAAGATTGAATTTGAAATTACTAAAAGAAACATGAAAAAATATATTAAGAATAATTCAAGAATTTTAGATATTGGATCTGGTCCGGGAAGGTATAGTATCTATTTATCTCAATTAGGTCATAAAGTTACATGTGTTGATATATCCGAAAATAATTTGATTTTTGCCAAGAAAAAAGCTGAACATTTCAATGTTGAAATTGAAAAATTTATAAATACAGATGCAATAAATTTGAATATGATAGAAGATGAAAGTTATGATGTAGTTTTGAATATGGGGCCTATGTATCATATAATGGAAGTTGAAAATAGGAGAGAGTCTATAAATGAATCTTTGAGAGTTCTTAAAAGAGGAGGGATTTTATTTGTTTCATTTATAAGTTCATATGCTCCTATAATAGATTGCTTGAAAAAATATCCGGAAAACATAAAGACTTCAGAAGATTTGTTGAATTATTTAAAAGATGGAAAAAATATATCTGATGATCTCAATTTAGGATTTACTGATGCATATTTTATAAATCCACATGATATAAGACCTTTTATGGATTTATTCTTAATAAATGAATTAAAATTGACTGCTATTGAAGGTTTATCAGCTTTACAGGAAGAAAAATTAAACAATCTTGATGAAAGTACATTTGAAAAGTGGATTGATATTATATATAAGACATCAACAGATCCTTTAACTTGGGCTTCCA
- a CDS encoding flavodoxin domain-containing protein codes for MKSLIIYSSKKGTGEKIANYIKDSVDTEIQIEKIKKGLEINQNDYENIILISSVYAGTMNKEFIKFSENLLLNKNSEQKIYFLVVSGFEEKFQEFVENNIRNNLDKIDMIEYAGYCYDFNKMNFFEKFIIKKVAKVNESVENIRKDNIEKVIKKII; via the coding sequence ATGAAATCTTTAATAATTTATTCGAGTAAAAAAGGAACTGGTGAAAAAATTGCGAATTATATAAAAGATAGTGTTGATACAGAAATACAAATTGAAAAAATAAAAAAAGGTTTAGAAATCAATCAAAATGATTATGAAAATATTATATTGATATCTTCTGTTTATGCAGGTACTATGAATAAAGAATTTATTAAGTTTTCTGAAAATCTTTTACTTAATAAAAATTCTGAACAAAAAATTTATTTTTTAGTTGTTTCTGGATTTGAAGAAAAATTTCAAGAGTTTGTAGAAAATAATATAAGAAATAATTTAGATAAAATAGATATGATAGAGTATGCAGGATATTGCTATGATTTTAATAAGATGAATTTCTTTGAAAAATTTATAATAAAAAAAGTTGCAAAAGTTAATGAATCTGTTGAAAATATAAGAAAAGATAATATAGAAAAAGTGATTAAAAAAATAATATAA